A single region of the Massilia sp. erpn genome encodes:
- a CDS encoding cyclase family protein, protein MRRVAALLALLGAGVLGQGAAQAADVGISPWGPKDEIGRLNLVTPASRAAIMARVTGGAAYDLSVDYFIGMPSWQAAGDPPYLMWMTHTPHGNGVSDPMGTGKKMNEHVSYTGAAISMYSHMGTHIDALNHFGLNGKIYNGFKASEHLGDRGWDVTGAEKLPPIIARGVMIDVAAAKGVSMLPDAYRITRQDLVEALAKQKVALEKGDVVLIRTGRMQQYEKAQEYMANPPGMGLDAARFLVEDKGAMVVGADNLSFETFPSEVKDNYIPLHTYLLAEHGVPIMELVNLEGLARDKVYQFAFIGASLKLRGADAAPMRPIALPIK, encoded by the coding sequence ATGCGCCGCGTGGCGGCGCTGCTGGCGCTGCTGGGCGCAGGTGTGCTGGGCCAAGGCGCGGCGCAGGCCGCCGACGTCGGCATCAGCCCCTGGGGGCCGAAGGACGAGATCGGCCGCCTGAACCTGGTCACGCCGGCGTCGCGCGCCGCCATCATGGCGCGCGTCACGGGCGGCGCGGCTTACGACCTGTCGGTGGATTACTTCATCGGCATGCCGAGCTGGCAGGCCGCCGGCGATCCGCCCTACCTGATGTGGATGACGCATACGCCGCACGGCAATGGCGTGTCCGACCCGATGGGCACCGGCAAGAAGATGAACGAGCACGTCAGCTACACCGGTGCCGCCATCTCCATGTACTCGCATATGGGTACCCACATCGACGCCCTCAACCACTTCGGCCTGAACGGCAAGATCTATAACGGCTTCAAGGCCTCCGAGCACCTGGGCGACCGCGGCTGGGACGTGACCGGCGCCGAAAAGCTGCCGCCCATCATCGCGCGCGGCGTGATGATCGACGTGGCCGCCGCCAAGGGCGTGAGCATGCTGCCGGATGCTTACCGCATCACGCGCCAGGACCTGGTCGAGGCGCTGGCCAAGCAGAAGGTGGCGCTGGAAAAAGGCGATGTGGTGCTGATCCGCACCGGCCGCATGCAGCAGTATGAGAAGGCGCAGGAATACATGGCCAATCCGCCCGGCATGGGCCTGGACGCGGCACGCTTCCTGGTGGAAGACAAGGGTGCCATGGTGGTGGGGGCCGACAATCTGAGCTTCGAAACCTTCCCGTCCGAAGTCAAGGATAACTACATCCCGCTGCACACCTATCTGCTGGCCGAGCACGGCGTGCCGATCATGGAGCTGGTGAACCTGGAAGGCCTGGCGCGCGACAAGGTCTACCAGTTCGCCTTCATCGGTGCTTCACTGAAGCTGCGCGGCGCCGACGCCGCCCCGATGCGCCCGATCGCTCTGCCGATCAAGTAA
- a CDS encoding BrnT family toxin, whose product MLLWDENKRRQNLLSHGVDFALLEQSFGLPMQTEEDKTYAYGEQRLRSICWYYDRAVVVVWTPAGDDARIISSWKANHCETRKYLEEFSFPRSG is encoded by the coding sequence ATGCTGCTATGGGACGAAAACAAGAGGCGTCAAAATCTGCTCAGCCACGGGGTTGATTTTGCGCTGCTGGAACAAAGTTTTGGCTTACCTATGCAAACAGAAGAGGACAAAACCTACGCATATGGCGAGCAGCGTCTGAGAAGCATCTGTTGGTACTATGACCGGGCGGTGGTCGTAGTCTGGACGCCGGCGGGTGACGATGCCCGCATCATCTCATCCTGGAAGGCTAATCATTGTGAAACAAGAAAATACCTTGAGGAATTTTCTTTCCCGCGCTCAGGCTGA
- a CDS encoding response regulator transcription factor — MLHIVDDEEVVRDSLSWLASSRGIAATAYASVADFLAYAAAGQFDAEGDCVLLDVRMPEMNGIAVFDQLAARGLTQRLPVIFLTGHGDVPMAVDALKRGAFDFCEKPFNDNQLMDRVQEGLAAARHASAADAVRARLATLSTREREVLDLILAGKMNKVVADELGISMRTVEVHRAHIFDKMQVKTAVELAGLLK, encoded by the coding sequence ATGCTGCATATAGTTGATGACGAAGAGGTGGTGCGCGATTCCCTGTCCTGGCTGGCCAGTTCGCGCGGCATCGCCGCCACCGCCTACGCCAGCGTGGCCGATTTCCTGGCCTACGCCGCTGCCGGCCAGTTCGACGCCGAAGGCGACTGCGTGCTGCTCGACGTGCGCATGCCCGAAATGAACGGCATCGCCGTCTTCGACCAGTTGGCCGCGCGCGGCCTGACCCAGCGCCTGCCCGTGATCTTCCTCACCGGCCACGGCGACGTGCCGATGGCGGTCGACGCCCTCAAGCGCGGCGCCTTCGACTTCTGCGAAAAGCCCTTCAACGACAACCAGCTGATGGACCGCGTGCAGGAAGGCCTGGCCGCCGCCCGCCACGCCAGCGCCGCCGACGCCGTGCGCGCCCGCCTCGCCACGCTCTCCACGCGCGAACGCGAGGTGCTCGACCTGATCCTGGCCGGCAAGATGAACAAGGTGGTGGCCGACGAACTGGGCATCAGCATGCGCACGGTCGAAGTGCACCGCGCCCACATCTTCGACAAGATGCAGGTTAAGACGGCGGTGGAGCTGGCAGGCTTGCTAAAGTAA